Within the Eleginops maclovinus isolate JMC-PN-2008 ecotype Puerto Natales chromosome 13, JC_Emac_rtc_rv5, whole genome shotgun sequence genome, the region GCAGATCACTGAGCAGATACGGTAAGAAAGAAGGACTAGGTATGATCAAAACAGGGAATCTAAACTTTCTAACATATATTGTATTGAGAACTGGCAAGAAAATCAAATTAAGAGATAAAGTCACCAATAAAATTAACACGAAACATGTTGCTTCTCGTTTCAGATTGAATCGATCCATTAAGTACCATCTGGAGCAGGATCTGAAGGAGAAGTTTGAGGCTCAGTGCATCGACAACTCATGTGCCTTAATGACCACTCATTCCATCAACAGCCTGCAGAGGTCCAAACACACCCAAACTGTTCTGCAGAGGTAAACCAGCATGTCCTTTTTTGATccagaaagacaggaaaacaaTATAACATCTGTGTAAAGGCAGTTTTGAAATCCAGATGAtttcaaaacattacatttcagcaCAGATCTTGgaagaaattaaaacacatattttaaaacgcCCTCCTTTCTCAGCTTGACAGTGACACCAGAGCAGTGGGAGAACATCTCGGACATCAACATGGCCAAAGcggagcagcagcagaccaACTCTCTGTCCTTGCGGGCCATGGTGGAGTCTCTCCTGGAGCAGACGGTGGCTGACATGCAGAAGCAGTTCCAGGCCGCCACAGAAACATTTCAGCTCAACGTGCAGGAGATCAAGTCTGCCAAGGGACTGATGGAGGATCAACTGGCTAAGGTAAAGCAGAAACATTTGTGTATTCGGCAGCAAGAGAGAATGAAGTGAAAGGAAATGGGAGGCAAATgttgtttgagagagagagagaagatcTGACTTGATTTATCATGTCAGTATTGATTTTTATAGACTGATAATTAGCAGTTAAAGTCAGACAAAAACGTATGACTTCCTTATTTGGGGGAATATTTTGGTATTTCTTGCCAAGTGATGATCCTTTTATTAAGAATAGACAGAACCAAAAGAAAGAAGCATTATTATATCAACAATTTCCTCAACACAAGTTGACCCTTGTCTGAACACACTTTCCTCTCTAGATTCTGTGTGAGTTTTCCAGCGAGCAGAGGAACAAAGAGGATCTGCAGGTGGCCATCGCAGAGAGCAAGCATGTTCTGAGTTTGGCTCAGGCCCGACTGGTTATGCGTCGCCAGAGGCCGGGCAAAGAGCAATGCCACGACCCGGCCCAGACCCAGCTGCTCGCTGAGGTCCAGCAGCTCAACGCTCACATCAACAGGTAAGGACAGGACTATGGGGATAGATTTGTCTTAATTGTATTTGAGTGAGCAAATCAGCAGCGTGGGCAAATGTGTAATCTGTAAACTTAAATCATTTTCCACAatcacaacatttcacaaaacttTTTACAAGGCTTTAACCagaagaaaatctgaaaataaatgaaagaaagtgTAAGAAAACATgtagaattgtatttatttaactacCATGTTGTGCATGTCTGATCTAGATGGATTACGTAGATACATGCCATTACTGAttccaaaaacaaaataagtgtACTGTACATCTTCCGGTATTGGCTGATATAGGCTATTGTTCACAGATGTTTTCAGTCGTTTCAGTCGTCATGTGCCATCTCTTGATCTGTGCTCTCAGACTCCGCGAGGCAGTGTCTCACTCCGAGGAGCAGCAGAGGGCTCTGGTGCGCTGCCagctggagctgcaggagaaCATCGAAAGGAAGGCCAGCTCGCTCTACATCGACGAGGTCATCTGCGCCCAGCACAGGGAGCCCATCATCATACCTAACTTCTGAACCACTGGAAATAATTGATAAAAGGTCACTTCAAATGATATGTGTCGATCTATTTCTACTTCATATGTACTTTATGTTCTAACAAATTCTCGAAATTTCTTGAaccacaaaacataaaaacatttttaatgactCTGGTCAGGTTAACAATatctattattttctatttctaaattacaaaataaaggaTGAAGAAAATACAATAGCCTTCACACAGGGAGATCCTGTACAGAGTTTTTAATAGCGTGCCTCTGAAATATGTTATTATGTATTTGAGATAAATCCATCTCAGATTTGAACATGTAAGGTTATTTATGTTAATGGGGGTCTTCAGCAGCACCTGATCCATTTCAACATGTATTCTTTACAGTGAAAGTAGCCCTATATGCtgcatattcaaaacattttgcatCATAGTTTAGTAGCTGTGTTTTTTATCAGGTGTTTCAACTTGGATACAAAGCGTTATATTTGACTTTGGGTTTTGGCGATGAAGTGATCAGATGCAGGTTGTTTGCTGCTTAATACTTTAGACATCTACATCTATAATTTTGTTCCCTTTTCGGTTCATTGAGGTGTTAGACGCTCTACTACAAAACGTTATGTTTGCATAATTtccaataaagtattttgattgatttaaatTTTGAGCAGTTTTCTCTCAAAAACCAACTAAAGAAAGTTACCA harbors:
- the tekt1 gene encoding tektin-1 codes for the protein MSIPDRSIQQCVGPNLENIEVMRNHSVLFRAECKRLIHETDKSCKRMQNDDNKQLDQRVRDIQFLKKELELKLEEIIVEIDVLIALQSRVGKALEACREPLRVTVVCLEERMKRVPPERLHDEVDRELLREREVIEGVASLLQRVAEQITEQIRLNRSIKYHLEQDLKEKFEAQCIDNSCALMTTHSINSLQRSKHTQTVLQSLTVTPEQWENISDINMAKAEQQQTNSLSLRAMVESLLEQTVADMQKQFQAATETFQLNVQEIKSAKGLMEDQLAKILCEFSSEQRNKEDLQVAIAESKHVLSLAQARLVMRRQRPGKEQCHDPAQTQLLAEVQQLNAHINRLREAVSHSEEQQRALVRCQLELQENIERKASSLYIDEVICAQHREPIIIPNF